A single genomic interval of Alligator mississippiensis isolate rAllMis1 chromosome 15, rAllMis1, whole genome shotgun sequence harbors:
- the LOC132245877 gene encoding immunoglobulin kappa light chain-like codes for MLAADVTSDNAPSNLMHQSDTDLCTARWQSLDQTDRIFVALMFFIKSLLVASLVLGVQLHLHQPQRFLFVEVGRTAEIHCSFGEDVEAGVNVHWYLRRAGEVPKRMKDCGDGTNGSKFACKHQKYSTTLEIRDIQRNESGIYYCAHADTNTLTFGNGTTVIVGDSFTDSSSVLLLGPIAGENGDMDPAHLACVIRGVSNLVQVSWRVPGEEPAQGLPRTLEASAGTLTLIHGISIPWASWTSGVAVTCEVTFNSSGSSVTRHSVYAPCEWFHV; via the exons ATGCTAGCTGCTGATGTAACGAGTGATAATGCTCCTAGCAACTTGATGCACCAGTCAGATACAGATCTGTGCACAGCAAG ATGGCAGTCCTTGGACCAGACAGACAGGATATTTGTGGCCCTCATGTTCTTCATCAAGTCCCTGCTTGTTGCATCCTTAG TGTTGGGAGTCCAGTTACATCTGCACCAGCCTCAGCGGTTCCTGTTTGTGGAAGTCGGTAGGACAGCAGAGATCCACTGCTCCTTTGGGGAAGATGTGGAAGCAGGAGTAAATGTGCACTGGTATCTGAGAAGGGCAGGTGAGGTCCCCAAGCGCATGAAGGACTGTGGGGATGGTACAAATGGGAGCAAATTCGCTTGCAAGCATCAGAAATACAGCACAACACTGGAAATCAGGGACATCCAAAGGAATGAGTCTGGCATTTATTACTGTGCACATGCGGACACCAACACCTTGACTTTTGGGAACGGAACCACGGTGATCGTTGGAG ACAGCTTCACCgacagcagctctgtgctgctcctgggtccCATTGCAGGGGAGAATGGAGATATGGATCCTGCACATCTGGCCTGTGTGATCCGGGGTGTCTCCAACCTGGTCCAGGTGTCCTGGCGTGTTCCTGGAGAggagccagcccaggggctgccgcGCACACTGGAAGCCAGTGCTGGGACCTTAACACTCATCCATGGCATCAGCATCCCCTGGGCCAGCTGGACCAGTGGGGTGGCCGTCACCTGTGAGGTCACATTTAACTCATCTGGCAGCAGCGTTACCAGACACAGCGTGTATGCTCCATGTGAGTGGTTCCATGTTTAA